The sequence below is a genomic window from Cellulosilyticum sp. I15G10I2.
ACATGAATTATAAATTATAAAAAGAAAATTGGTTTATTAAAAAAGAAGTATATGATATACTCTACTTAAGAGAAAGAACAACAAAGGAGAAATTTATGGGTAAAATAGTTGCAGTTGTTAATCAAAAAGGGGGAGTAGGGAAAACAACTACTGTTATCAATTTAGCAGCGGCTCTAGTAGAACAAAATTATAAAGTACTGATAGTTGATATAGACCCCCAAGGAAATGCTACAAGTGGATGTGGTATATTAAAAAATCAAGTACAATCAACAATTTATGATGTATTAGTAAATAATGAACCTATCAAAACCGTTATTAAACAAGCTCAGCAAGAAAATATAGATGTTGTTCCTTCAAATATGAACTTAGCGGGGACAGAAGTTGAACTTGTAAATACTAAGCAGAGAGAATTTATATTAAAAACACAATTAGATTCTTTAAAAAAAGACTATGATTACATATTTATAGATTGTCCACCAGCGGTCAATATACTTACAATCAATGCATTAACAGCATCAAGTTCAGTACTTATACCTATGCAATGTGAGTATTATGCATTAGAAGGTCTTTCGCAGCTCGTTCAAACAATAGGTTTGGTTAAGAAAAATACTAATCCTAAATTAGTTCTAGAAGGCATATTATTTACCATGTATGATAGCAGAACAAATCTTTCATTTCAAGTTGTGAAGGAAGTTCAAAATCACTTTAGGAGTATTATATATAATACTAAAATTACTAGAAGTGTTAGATTGAGCGAGGCACCTAGTTTTGGTATGTCTTGTATTAGCTACGATGCAAAATCTAAAGGAACAGAACAATATAGACAACTTGCGATGGAGTTTATAGAAAGGAATCAATAATAATGAAACAAAGAGGATTAGGAAAAGGATTAAACGCACTTTTATCTGATGAAGTATTAACAGCAGGAGAGCAAAGTAATATAGGTATCAAAAAGGTTGACATAAATGAAATAGATCCAAATTTTGGACAACCTAGAAAAAAATTTAGTGAAGAAGAGTTACATGAACTCAGTGTATCTATTAAAGAACATGGCATACTTCAACCACTTATTGTAAGAGAAAAAGGCGGAAGATATGAAATAATAGCAGGTGAAAGACGTTATAGAGCATCAAGAATGGCAGGACTCACTGAAATACCAGTAATTATAAAAGACTTTAGTGATCAACAAACATTAGAAGTTGCACTCGTTGAAAACATCCAAAGAGAAGATTTAAATGCTATGGAGCTTGCATGTGCGTATAGTCTTCTTATGGAAAGATTTGACTTGACGCAAGAAGAAGTAGCAGATAAGGTGGGTAAAAGCAGGCCTTCTGTGGCTAATATCATGAGATTACTAAAACTTACACCTTATGTACAAGAAAAATTAAGAGAAGAAGCGATTAGTTTTGGCCATGCAAGGGCAATACTTGGAATAAGTGATATTAGGAGCCAAAAACAAGTTACTGATCTTATTGTTGAGAAAAGACTAAGTGTAAGAGAAACCGAAAAATATATTCAATTATTATTAACTAAAGATAAGGCATCTCCTAAAGATAAGCCTACGTATAATCCGTTCTATAGAGAGATACAAGAAAACCTACAAAAAATATTAGGAACGAAAGTAACTATTTCTAAGGGTGCTAAAAAAGGAAAAATAGAAATAGAGTATTATTCTGAAGATGAACTATCTAGAATTATAGAGCTTATGAATATTAATCACTAAGAAAACAGCAGTAATAATATTATGATGATTAATAATTTAATAATGCAATGCGTTTTTAATATAATAATTACAATAAAGGAAGCTGGTTAAAATCGATGGAAGAGATGATTTTATTATTAAATAACTATTTATTATATATAGTACTGGGTCTATCAGTATTTACATTAATACTATTTATATTGCTCATTGTGAATTATAGCAAAATGAAAAAAATTCAAAGGCGATATGAGAAG
It includes:
- a CDS encoding ParA family protein, with protein sequence MGKIVAVVNQKGGVGKTTTVINLAAALVEQNYKVLIVDIDPQGNATSGCGILKNQVQSTIYDVLVNNEPIKTVIKQAQQENIDVVPSNMNLAGTEVELVNTKQREFILKTQLDSLKKDYDYIFIDCPPAVNILTINALTASSSVLIPMQCEYYALEGLSQLVQTIGLVKKNTNPKLVLEGILFTMYDSRTNLSFQVVKEVQNHFRSIIYNTKITRSVRLSEAPSFGMSCISYDAKSKGTEQYRQLAMEFIERNQ
- a CDS encoding ParB/RepB/Spo0J family partition protein, with the protein product MKQRGLGKGLNALLSDEVLTAGEQSNIGIKKVDINEIDPNFGQPRKKFSEEELHELSVSIKEHGILQPLIVREKGGRYEIIAGERRYRASRMAGLTEIPVIIKDFSDQQTLEVALVENIQREDLNAMELACAYSLLMERFDLTQEEVADKVGKSRPSVANIMRLLKLTPYVQEKLREEAISFGHARAILGISDIRSQKQVTDLIVEKRLSVRETEKYIQLLLTKDKASPKDKPTYNPFYREIQENLQKILGTKVTISKGAKKGKIEIEYYSEDELSRIIELMNINH